DNA from Kitasatospora herbaricolor:
CCTGCTGGCGCTCTTCGCGCTCTGGCAGCTGGTCGGCCGGCTCTCGCTGATGAGCGCCGACCACGCGCTGGACCGGGCGGCCTGGATCCATCGCACCGAACTGGCGCTGGGCCTGCCCGACGAGGCCGGCTGGCAGGCCGCCGTCACCCCGTACCCGGTGGTGGTGAAGGCCGCCAACTACTACTACGCGTCGATGCACTTCGCCGTCATGATCGCGGTGCTGCTCTGGGTATTCGTCCGCCATCGCTCCCGGTACGCCTGGGTGCGGACCACGGTGGTGCTCACCACGGCCGTCTGCCTGGCCGTCCAGTTCATCCCGGTCGCGCCGCCCCGGATGCTGCCGGAGAGCGGCTTCGTCGACGTCGCGGCCGAGTACGGGCAGTCCGTCTACGGAGGAGCGGTAGGCGGAGTGGTGGTGGCCGCGCAGCTGTCGGCGATGCCGTCGGTGCACGTCGCCTGGTGCGTCCTGGCGGCCGTCACGGTGATCGTGGTGTCCCGCAGCGCGTTGCGCTGGCTGATCGTCCTGCACCCGCTGGTCACGGTCTGGGTGGTGGTGGTCACCGCGAACCACTTCTGGGCGGACGGGCTGGTCGCGCTGGTGATCCTGGCGCTGGCCTACACGGCGCAGTGGGCGGTCCGGCGGTACCGCACGGCTCGCCTGGCGGCCCGGGAGGCCGTCGAGCCGCGTACGGCACCGCGAGGGGCGCCCGTACGGCACTGAGGGCGTGGGCGGCGGCCCGGCCGAGCCTGGCAGGCCTGTGCGGTCAGCGGCCGGGCAGGCCCGCTTCGAGCCGGCACACCCGTGGGCCGGGCCTCTGGACGAGGCCCGGCCCACGGTTCGTTCGGCGGCCGTGGCCGGCGCGGGGTATCCGTACCGGCCACGGTGTCCGGTCGGGCGGGCCGACCGCTCCTCGCGGCGCCCGCCGGCCGGCCGCGCTACTTGACCGGCAGTGCCGCCCGGCCCCACCCGCTGTTGGTCAGCGCGGCGGTGGCCCAGTACCAGGCGACCAGGCCGGACGCGGCGGCGAGCCAGCCACCGACCTTGGCGAGTCCGCCGGAGCTCCCGAGGACGGCGATCGCGGAGACCACCAGGGAGACCGTGAGCAGGCCGTACACGGCGCGGCTGAACAGGCCGGAGTTCCAGCCGGCGGCGGTCAGCGTGAGCGCCAGCAGCGCCCACAGCAGCAGGAACAGGCCGGCGGCGTTCTTGCCCGCCCCGCCCGCCGCCGACCAGGTGGCCCAGAAGGCCCCGAGGCTGGTGAAGGCGGTGCCGGTGAAGCCCTCGCCCGAGCGGAGCTGCCAGAGGCCGGCGACGAACAGGGTCAGCCCGCCGACCAGGTGGGCGAGGGTGGCCGCGTCCTTGGCACCGGTGCCGCTGAAGATGCCGGTGGAGAGCAGGCCGTAGGCGAGGAGGGTCAGGCCGAGTGCGAGATATCCGAGGGAACCGGCGTCGGCTCCTGAGGACCGGGCGTTCTGCGCCCCGGTAGCTTCGTTGCTCACCGGAGGCTCCTTTCACTCTGGGCGCGCCTGAGGCGCTGTCAATGCGAGCGATGAGGTGGCTGCGCGTGGCCGGCCGAGGGCGCACGGAAAATCGACGTGCGAACGGCTGCGGTCAGTGAAGTGCCAACGGCGTAGCCGCTGGTCGGTGTCCCCTCCGGGGGATTCCCCGGTGAATCCGGTGTACCCGGCCGGTGGCCGCTTGTACCCTTGTGAATGGCACAATTTGTATGGTCCGCCGTTGTGGGCCGCCCACGATTGGCCACTTGGTGAACGGGGTTGACCGCCCGGGTGAACCGTCGCCCGGGCGTTACGAGTTGGCCACGGCCTGACGTACGGTCAGCCCACTCGCTGGGCGGGCACCCGCAGGGTCAGGATCGCCATGTCGTCCGACGGGGGCTCGGGGGCGAAGCGCTCCACGGCCCGCTGGACCCGGGCGGCCACCGCGCCGGCGGTCAGCCCGGTGCAGCCGCTGAGCACCTGGGCGAGGCCGTCGTCCCCCAACATCCGCAGGCCCTCGCGGCGTTCGGTGACGCCGTCGGTGACGCAGAGCAGGACCTCGCCCGGATGCAGCACCAGGTGCTCGGCGGTGAGCTCCAGCTCCTCCATCACGCCGAGCAGCGGCTGCGGGGTGGCGGCCTGGTCG
Protein-coding regions in this window:
- a CDS encoding phosphatase PAP2 family protein, with protein sequence MEARPVQNLTLTWQTAGGASVALLAAGYAAKRLRRPSLGSMLREAGILLALFALWQLVGRLSLMSADHALDRAAWIHRTELALGLPDEAGWQAAVTPYPVVVKAANYYYASMHFAVMIAVLLWVFVRHRSRYAWVRTTVVLTTAVCLAVQFIPVAPPRMLPESGFVDVAAEYGQSVYGGAVGGVVVAAQLSAMPSVHVAWCVLAAVTVIVVSRSALRWLIVLHPLVTVWVVVVTANHFWADGLVALVILALAYTAQWAVRRYRTARLAAREAVEPRTAPRGAPVRH
- a CDS encoding GPR1/FUN34/YaaH family transporter — encoded protein: MSNEATGAQNARSSGADAGSLGYLALGLTLLAYGLLSTGIFSGTGAKDAATLAHLVGGLTLFVAGLWQLRSGEGFTGTAFTSLGAFWATWSAAGGAGKNAAGLFLLLWALLALTLTAAGWNSGLFSRAVYGLLTVSLVVSAIAVLGSSGGLAKVGGWLAAASGLVAWYWATAALTNSGWGRAALPVK